The bacterium DNA segment AGCTTCCCCGCGACTTCCAGGCCCGCGGCGCGGCCGGACATGAGCGACGGGCTGTAGCCGGAGCCTGTCTCCGCGTAGCCGCCCACGAAACTGAGGCCGTCGATATACTTCTCATCCTTCGCTGCTATTATCCGGGGAATCACATAGTCCCACACATCCTGCTCGTAGGCATAGATGCTGCCCTTGTAAGAGCGGGTATAGCGGGCGAAAGTCTGCGGCGTGGCAACCTCGATCTCCTCGATCTTATCCCTTATCTTCATCCCCGTGCAGCGCTCGAACTGGCCGATCATGCCGCCGGCGATTTTATTTTTAAGCTTGAAATACTCCGCCGGCTTCACATTGTCCCACACATCCGGCGTGAAAAGAGTTGTCATTGAGAGAACAGTGGTGCCCGCCGGCGACGCGTCGGGGATTGCGGCGTTGAGGCATGTGGTGGCCTGCATGTCCGGCACGTCCAGGCGGCCCATGCTGGCGTAGATTTTATCCGTGTCCATGCCTTCCGAAATGAAGTAGCCGTAGTCGGTGATACCGATCTTTTCGATGGGGGCGTCAAGGCCCAGGTATACCACGAAGCCGGCGCCGCCGTGACGGCGCATGTTCACCGTTTTGAAGGCTATCTCCGGCGCCTCGCTCCGGGGGTGAATCAGCTTGTTGTAAGCGATGGTGGGTGACGAGTTGCAGATGACGTGGGAGGTGGAGACCGAGTCGCCCTTAGCGGTTTCCACACCGGTGACTTTTCCGCCATTCACCAGTATTTTCTCGACGCGGGTGTTGTACTCGATGCGGCCACCCAGTTCCAGGATGCGCTTCTCGATGGCGGACACCATGCCGTGGGAGCGCATTTTCGGGATGTACGCGCCGTTGTCCAGGTAGTTCAGCAACATG contains these protein-coding regions:
- a CDS encoding FAD-dependent oxidoreductase, whose protein sequence is MLLNYLDNGAYIPKMRSHGMVSAIEKRILELGGRIEYNTRVEKILVNGGKVTGVETAKGDSVSTSHVICNSSPTIAYNKLIHPRSEAPEIAFKTVNMRRHGGAGFVVYLGLDAPIEKIGITDYGYFISEGMDTDKIYASMGRLDVPDMQATTCLNAAIPDASPAGTTVLSMTTLFTPDVWDNVKPAEYFKLKNKIAGGMIGQFERCTGMKIRDKIEEIEVATPQTFARYTRSYKGSIYAYEQDVWDYVIPRIIAAKDEKYIDGLSFVGGYAETGSGYSPSLMSGRAAGLEVAGKL